One Polaribacter sp. SA4-12 genomic window carries:
- a CDS encoding ferredoxin--NADP reductase, translating into MATFHKINIQDVIRETADAVSLVFKIPGNLKSKFAFHSGQYLTLKKTINGKEVRRAYSICSSPTDSYLKVAIKAVENGIFSTYATSELRSGNFIEISEPEGKFILEPKPNKNYIAFAAGSGITPILSMIKDVLENESSSTFTLIYGNKTVADTIFKNELDALKEANSDRFNLHYICSREQLEDSLFGRIDKAHTNFYINNKYKDTTFDAAYLCGPEEMIKEVSTTLSEHGIADENIHFELFTVSVDEEAVSEIKEGNTEITVLLDDEETTFIMKQTDDILSASLRNNLDAPYSCQGGVCSSCLCKVTEGKAVMVKNSILSDSEVEEGLVLACQAYPTTSKISIDFDDV; encoded by the coding sequence ATGGCAACATTTCACAAAATAAATATACAAGATGTGATAAGAGAAACCGCCGATGCGGTTTCTCTTGTTTTTAAAATACCTGGAAATTTAAAATCTAAATTTGCATTTCATTCTGGGCAATACTTAACACTTAAAAAAACAATTAACGGTAAAGAAGTTAGAAGAGCATATTCTATCTGTTCTTCTCCAACCGACAGTTATTTAAAAGTAGCAATTAAAGCTGTTGAAAATGGTATTTTTTCTACATATGCTACATCAGAATTAAGATCAGGAAATTTTATAGAAATTTCTGAACCAGAAGGAAAATTTATATTAGAACCAAAACCTAATAAAAATTATATCGCTTTTGCTGCTGGATCTGGAATTACGCCAATTCTGTCTATGATTAAAGATGTTTTAGAAAATGAATCTTCGTCTACTTTTACATTAATCTACGGAAACAAAACAGTTGCTGATACTATTTTTAAAAACGAATTAGATGCTTTAAAAGAAGCAAATTCAGATCGTTTTAACCTCCATTACATTTGTAGTAGAGAACAATTAGAAGATTCTTTATTTGGTAGAATTGATAAAGCACACACTAATTTCTACATCAATAACAAATACAAAGACACCACTTTTGATGCTGCTTATTTATGCGGACCAGAAGAAATGATTAAAGAAGTTTCTACCACTCTTTCTGAACATGGTATTGCTGATGAAAATATTCATTTCGAATTATTTACAGTTTCTGTTGATGAAGAGGCAGTTTCTGAAATAAAAGAAGGAAATACAGAAATAACTGTTTTGTTAGATGATGAGGAAACTACATTTATAATGAAACAAACTGACGATATTTTATCAGCAAGTTTACGTAATAATTTAGATGCTCCTTATTCTTGTCAAGGTGGCGTTTGTAGCTCTTGCTTATGTAAAGTTACAGAAGGAAAAGCTGTGATGGTTAAAAACTCAATTTTATCAGATAGTGAAGTTGAAGAAGGTTTAGTTTTAGCTTGTCAAGCATATCCAACTACTTCAAAAATTAGTATTGATTTTGATGATGTTTAG
- a CDS encoding LysE family translocator, whose amino-acid sequence MDIYDFKNAFLIGFFMAFMIGPVFFKLIQTSILKGARAAISFDIGVILGDITFILIAYFGSRSMLEKIKDDPRLFFIGGLVLIIYGLITYFDRQSKKEALENAKTIEVPIKSNYIKLFFKGYFLNFINVGVLAGWLGIVVVVGPTLYMNPTSIFWYFATVILGYALTDLGKILLAKQLKNRMTPLVIYRVKKIMGILLILFGVILMLKGFIPNEKIDSLIH is encoded by the coding sequence ATGGATATTTACGACTTTAAAAATGCATTCTTAATTGGTTTTTTCATGGCTTTCATGATCGGACCCGTATTTTTTAAACTTATTCAAACCAGTATTTTAAAAGGAGCTAGAGCTGCAATTTCTTTTGATATTGGTGTTATTTTAGGTGATATTACTTTTATTTTGATCGCTTACTTTGGAAGTAGATCTATGTTAGAAAAGATTAAAGATGACCCTAGACTTTTTTTTATCGGTGGTTTAGTGCTTATTATTTACGGACTCATTACCTACTTCGATAGACAAAGTAAAAAAGAGGCTTTAGAGAATGCAAAAACGATTGAAGTTCCTATTAAAAGTAATTATATAAAACTGTTTTTTAAAGGGTACTTTTTAAACTTTATAAACGTTGGTGTTTTAGCTGGTTGGCTAGGAATTGTAGTTGTAGTAGGGCCAACTTTATATATGAATCCTACAAGTATTTTTTGGTACTTTGCAACTGTAATTTTAGGGTATGCACTTACAGATTTAGGTAAAATACTCTTAGCAAAACAACTAAAAAATAGAATGACTCCTTTAGTAATTTATCGAGTTAAAAAAATTATGGGAATTCTTTTAATTCTTTTTGGTGTAATTTTAATGCTAAAAGGATTTATCCCTAATGAAAAAATTGATAGTTTAATTCATTAA
- a CDS encoding Ig-like domain-containing protein, translating to MLKYKLLFFICVLFFITPTINAQDTTAPVFENGTPNVSNITTTSFTLNIDLDEAGTVYYILEDTGTAPAEGYPPRRPGRFTAGNVRDGVSHSDYYGTAVVSGGNFVNSINVTGLTANHFYYVWVVAEDDETTKNLSTTPLRIVATTLDSLNIIYQNPNDEATDVAVDLGRDTSNSFYIAFSENINFGTGNIQIIDLTDGSSTYTIDVANPGTQAEIDIRSPEEVIFHLTGNFDENTDYAVQIAPTAIVSTSGEAFAGITNNTTFNFKTIGDTTNPNFNSAGSTPNDNEPGVSTSADIVLDFDEDIVKGTGLITLHNVRERTIYETIDIATATATTSPLNGALGIVNDKLYINPTSSMFESSVYAIQIAATAIDDTAGNSFAGITDNSTFNFTTADETNPTLTSSLPTDGATGIATSSNIVLTFDENIAFGTGTIQVIDVSHHISTFTIDAASPGAQASISGAVLTINPSSLMSGGPSYYAIQIAATAIDDLSGNSYGGITNNTTLTFTTEDTMAPLFDATPTASSITATTLTLNADINDTSGVIFYVIVPDGSAAPTVNDVQSGTGNGGSGQITSGNSNGPFGDMETHVFNVTGLTSETAYDIYLVAVDNLGNTQNSLAKVDVTTLDVTNPTLTSSSPTNGATTIATNSNIVLTFNENIAFGTGFIQLKKSSNDSAVFSIDAANPTATSNIASISNNILTINPNTSALDNETSYYLSIPATSIDDTSGNSYDGISVKTTLNFTTVDIANPTLTSTSPADDANDVLVSANIVLTFNENISKGTGNIVIKKTSDDSTMATIDVTTGLVTTNTTSATINPSSNFDLNTEYYIQIDNTAFKDAADNNYAGITSTTDLSFTTEANQTNTYFSAGGNWNVGGNWSLNRIPISTDNVVIPNSPELNISSVTINNLNITGTLNIQTGNSLTVNGNLTQNGTLNINSDATTNGSLIVKGTSAGNVTYKRHLTTSGVNAEGWHLIGAPVNGQSINSFSSSFITSGTKKAITPYVNNVVSASRWNYYTTDMANPIASAGNFVTAKGYSAKIGTAGTLDFTGTLNVNNAGETIAITDGGDNPAGNRWNLISSPYTASLKGGSSTDDTNSFLRVNIDASTLDPSRAGLTVWNGTAYEEKSVDDDFFIAPGQAFFVHAPDGGSTSASFTEAMQTHQTGNIFLKSGSSYPEAILQITDGTKNSSTKIRYIQNRTTGLDVGSDVGTFTGVSNNLKVYTHLVSNNEGVDLAIQALPNTNYENMVVPVGVNAEAGKEITFSMVASNFSSDLKIYLEDRLTNTFTRLDENSNNYKVTLEETLNGIGRFYMHTTNSTLSINNDLLLENISVYKLDNTSLRITGITSKNASFKLFNIIGKQIMDTSFSSNGVKDISLPKLATGVYIVQLQTDKGKLNKKIILE from the coding sequence ATGCTTAAGTATAAACTTCTATTTTTTATTTGTGTTCTTTTCTTTATTACACCAACTATTAATGCACAAGACACTACTGCGCCAGTATTTGAAAACGGTACACCAAATGTTTCTAATATAACAACAACTTCGTTTACCTTGAACATAGACTTAGACGAAGCAGGAACCGTTTATTATATCTTAGAAGATACTGGTACTGCTCCTGCAGAAGGTTATCCACCCCGACGACCTGGCCGATTTACAGCAGGTAACGTAAGAGATGGAGTAAGTCATTCGGACTATTATGGAACCGCAGTTGTTAGTGGTGGCAATTTTGTAAATAGTATTAATGTCACTGGCCTGACCGCGAACCATTTTTATTATGTTTGGGTTGTAGCCGAAGATGATGAAACCACTAAGAATCTATCAACAACTCCCCTAAGAATAGTAGCTACTACACTTGATTCACTAAATATAATTTATCAAAATCCTAATGATGAAGCAACGGACGTTGCAGTTGATCTTGGAAGAGATACAAGTAACAGTTTTTATATTGCATTTTCTGAGAATATTAATTTTGGTACGGGGAATATTCAAATAATTGATTTAACAGATGGATCAAGCACCTATACAATTGATGTTGCTAATCCTGGTACACAGGCAGAAATCGATATTCGTAGCCCTGAAGAAGTGATTTTTCACTTGACTGGAAATTTTGATGAAAACACAGACTATGCCGTTCAAATTGCTCCAACAGCAATAGTATCAACAAGTGGTGAAGCATTTGCAGGAATAACTAACAATACAACCTTTAATTTTAAAACTATAGGAGATACTACGAATCCTAACTTTAATAGCGCAGGTTCAACTCCAAATGATAATGAACCAGGTGTGTCTACATCCGCTGATATTGTTCTTGACTTTGATGAGGATATTGTAAAGGGAACAGGTTTAATCACGTTGCATAATGTTAGGGAACGTACAATTTATGAAACGATTGATATTGCAACGGCAACGGCAACTACTAGTCCTTTAAACGGTGCTTTAGGTATTGTAAACGATAAATTATATATCAATCCAACTTCTTCAATGTTTGAGAGCTCTGTATATGCTATTCAGATTGCAGCGACAGCAATTGATGATACTGCAGGCAATAGTTTTGCAGGAATTACCGACAATTCAACATTCAATTTTACAACTGCAGATGAAACAAATCCTACATTAACAAGTTCTTTGCCAACAGACGGAGCTACAGGCATTGCAACGAGTAGTAATATTGTGTTGACTTTTGATGAGAACATCGCTTTTGGAACAGGAACCATTCAAGTAATTGATGTCTCACACCACATTAGTACATTTACTATTGATGCAGCTTCACCAGGAGCACAAGCTTCAATTAGTGGAGCTGTGTTAACTATTAATCCCAGTAGCTTAATGAGTGGTGGTCCTTCTTATTATGCTATCCAAATTGCGGCGACAGCGATTGATGATCTGAGTGGAAATTCTTATGGAGGAATTACTAACAATACAACATTAACTTTTACGACCGAAGACACAATGGCTCCATTGTTTGACGCTACACCTACTGCATCTTCTATTACAGCTACAACTTTAACACTAAATGCAGACATTAATGATACAAGCGGAGTTATTTTTTATGTAATAGTGCCTGATGGTTCAGCAGCACCAACTGTTAACGATGTTCAGTCTGGAACAGGTAACGGAGGTTCGGGGCAAATAACGAGTGGAAATTCAAATGGTCCTTTTGGAGATATGGAAACTCATGTTTTTAACGTGACAGGATTAACTTCTGAAACAGCTTATGATATTTATTTAGTAGCAGTTGATAATCTTGGTAATACTCAAAATAGCTTAGCAAAAGTAGACGTAACAACATTAGATGTAACAAACCCTACCTTAACAAGTTCTTCGCCAACAAATGGTGCTACAACAATAGCAACCAATAGTAATATTGTGTTGACTTTTAATGAAAACATTGCCTTTGGTACAGGTTTTATTCAGTTAAAAAAATCTAGTAATGATTCCGCAGTTTTTTCAATTGATGCTGCAAATCCTACTGCTACTTCTAATATAGCTTCAATTAGTAATAATATTTTAACAATTAATCCTAATACATCTGCTTTAGATAATGAAACAAGCTATTATTTATCAATACCTGCAACATCCATTGACGATACAAGTGGAAATTCTTATGACGGAATTAGTGTAAAGACTACCTTAAATTTTACTACAGTAGATATTGCTAATCCAACATTAACTTCTACATCTCCCGCAGATGATGCTAATGATGTTTTGGTGAGTGCCAATATTGTATTAACATTTAACGAGAATATTAGTAAAGGAACAGGGAATATTGTCATCAAAAAAACTTCAGATGATAGTACTATGGCTACCATAGATGTAACAACAGGTTTAGTAACCACAAATACAACATCTGCAACTATAAATCCTTCTTCTAATTTTGATTTAAATACTGAATATTACATTCAAATAGACAATACTGCTTTTAAAGATGCTGCCGATAATAATTATGCAGGTATTACAAGTACAACAGACTTAAGTTTTACAACAGAAGCAAACCAAACAAATACTTATTTTTCTGCAGGTGGTAACTGGAATGTTGGAGGTAATTGGTCTTTAAATAGAATTCCTATAAGTACAGATAATGTTGTTATTCCTAATAGTCCTGAGCTAAATATTAGTTCTGTCACTATTAACAATTTAAATATAACAGGAACTCTAAATATTCAAACGGGTAACTCATTAACTGTAAATGGAAACCTTACCCAAAATGGAACATTAAATATAAATTCTGATGCCACAACAAATGGTTCTTTAATTGTAAAAGGTACTTCTGCAGGAAATGTAACTTATAAAAGACACCTTACAACTTCTGGAGTTAATGCAGAAGGTTGGCATTTAATTGGTGCTCCTGTTAATGGACAATCTATTAATAGCTTTTCTAGTTCTTTTATAACTAGTGGTACTAAAAAAGCGATTACGCCTTATGTTAATAATGTTGTATCAGCTTCTCGTTGGAATTATTACACAACCGATATGGCAAACCCTATTGCAAGTGCTGGTAATTTTGTGACTGCAAAAGGATATTCTGCTAAAATAGGAACAGCAGGTACGTTAGATTTTACAGGGACTTTAAACGTAAATAATGCTGGAGAAACAATTGCTATTACAGATGGTGGAGATAATCCTGCAGGAAATAGATGGAATTTAATAAGTAGTCCATATACAGCTTCTTTAAAAGGAGGAAGTAGTACAGATGATACTAATTCTTTTTTAAGAGTAAATATTGATGCAAGTACTTTAGACCCATCAAGAGCAGGTTTAACTGTATGGAATGGTACTGCCTATGAAGAAAAATCGGTAGATGACGATTTCTTTATTGCACCGGGTCAAGCTTTCTTTGTACATGCTCCAGATGGAGGTAGTACTTCTGCAAGTTTTACAGAAGCAATGCAAACACATCAAACAGGAAATATCTTTTTGAAAAGTGGCTCTAGTTATCCTGAAGCAATACTACAAATTACTGATGGTACTAAAAACTCTTCAACAAAGATTAGATATATACAGAATAGAACAACTGGTTTAGATGTTGGTTCTGATGTAGGTACTTTTACGGGTGTTAGTAATAACCTTAAGGTATATACTCATTTGGTAAGTAATAATGAAGGCGTAGATCTTGCAATACAAGCTTTACCAAATACTAATTATGAGAATATGGTAGTTCCTGTTGGTGTAAATGCAGAAGCTGGTAAAGAAATTACATTCTCAATGGTTGCTTCTAATTTTTCTTCAGACCTAAAAATATATTTAGAAGATAGATTAACAAATACATTTACTCGTTTAGATGAAAATAGCAATAATTATAAAGTCACTTTAGAGGAAACCTTGAACGGAATTGGTCGTTTTTATATGCATACTACTAATAGTACATTAAGTATTAACAACGATTTACTATTAGAAAACATAAGTGTATATAAACTAGACAATACTTCTTTAAGAATAACCGGAATAACATCTAAAAATGCTTCTTTCAAATTATTTAATATTATTGGAAAACAAATTATGGATACTTCTTTTTCTTCAAATGGTGTTAAAGACATTTCTTTACCCAAATTAGCAACTGGTGTTTACATTGTTCAACTACAGACCGATAAAGGGAAGTTGAATAAGAAAATAATTTTAGAATAA
- a CDS encoding M1 family metallopeptidase, whose translation MRKIYFLGLSLIVLTACKVTKDTVFVAKETYWQQHVDYTMDIDVDVKKHQYKGKQTLVYTNNSPDDLKKVFYHLYFNAFQPGSQMDVRSLNIKDPDKRVRDRISKLKPSEIGYIKVNSLKQNGVVVSHETVGTILEVVLNQPIKSGETVTLEMNFDAQVPVQIRRSGRNNKEGVALSMAQWYPKLAEYDFQGWHTPPYIAREFQGVWGDFDVTIHIDKNYTVGGSGNLQNPQEIGHGYQDDSKEINLPTGDKLTWNFKAPNVHDFMWAADPEYKHDVLKMENGIDLHFLYKKNLEEVYLKNWKELQPKVAELMTYFSENVGQYPYKQYSVIQGGDGGMEYAMATLISGKRKFGSLFGVTAHEMAHTWFQFLLASNESLHPWMDEGFTSYISNQAENEILKENKKNPHAGSYKGYRAIVAKGYEETLTTHADRYHTNKAYGTASYSKGNIFLSQLEYIIGKENVENGLKKYFIDFSFKHPTPNDIKRSMEKVSNIHLDWYLNEWTQTLHTIDYGVKSVNGKTITLERIGQMPMPMDVAVAYVDGSTESFNIPLRMMRGSKPTTSIVLKDWGWAMPTYSFTVSKTVKSVTIDKSGLMADINLTNNVFEVK comes from the coding sequence ATGAGAAAAATTTACTTTTTAGGATTGTCACTAATCGTGTTAACAGCTTGTAAAGTTACAAAGGATACAGTTTTTGTAGCTAAAGAAACCTATTGGCAACAACATGTAGATTACACGATGGATATTGATGTAGATGTAAAAAAACATCAATACAAAGGAAAACAAACTTTAGTGTATACTAATAATTCTCCAGACGATTTAAAAAAGGTGTTTTATCATTTATATTTTAATGCATTTCAACCTGGTTCTCAAATGGATGTTCGTTCTTTAAACATTAAAGATCCGGATAAAAGAGTTAGAGACCGAATTAGTAAATTAAAGCCAAGTGAAATTGGTTATATCAAAGTAAACTCTTTAAAACAAAACGGAGTTGTAGTTTCTCATGAAACTGTAGGTACAATTTTAGAAGTAGTATTAAATCAACCTATAAAATCTGGTGAAACCGTTACTTTAGAAATGAATTTTGATGCTCAAGTACCTGTTCAAATTCGTCGTTCTGGAAGAAATAATAAAGAAGGCGTTGCATTGTCTATGGCACAATGGTATCCTAAATTAGCAGAATACGATTTTCAAGGTTGGCATACACCACCTTATATTGCAAGAGAATTTCAAGGTGTTTGGGGAGATTTTGATGTAACGATTCATATTGATAAAAACTATACTGTTGGTGGTTCTGGTAATTTACAGAATCCTCAAGAAATTGGTCATGGTTACCAAGATGATTCAAAGGAGATAAACTTGCCAACTGGCGATAAATTAACATGGAATTTTAAAGCACCAAATGTGCACGATTTTATGTGGGCTGCAGATCCAGAATACAAACACGATGTTTTAAAAATGGAAAACGGAATAGATTTACATTTTTTATATAAGAAAAATCTTGAAGAAGTTTATTTAAAAAACTGGAAAGAATTGCAACCTAAAGTTGCAGAATTAATGACTTATTTCAGTGAGAATGTTGGTCAATATCCATATAAACAATATTCTGTAATACAAGGTGGAGATGGAGGAATGGAATATGCAATGGCTACTTTAATTTCTGGTAAACGTAAATTTGGAAGTCTTTTTGGCGTAACTGCTCACGAAATGGCACACACTTGGTTTCAGTTTTTATTAGCATCAAATGAAAGTTTACATCCTTGGATGGATGAAGGTTTTACAAGCTATATTTCTAACCAAGCAGAAAATGAAATTTTAAAAGAGAATAAAAAAAATCCACATGCAGGTTCTTACAAAGGGTATAGAGCTATTGTTGCAAAAGGGTATGAAGAAACTTTAACTACGCATGCAGATAGATATCATACAAATAAGGCCTATGGAACAGCAAGTTATTCTAAAGGAAATATTTTCTTATCACAATTAGAATACATAATAGGAAAAGAAAATGTTGAAAATGGATTGAAAAAATACTTTATAGATTTCAGTTTTAAACATCCAACACCAAATGATATTAAGCGTTCTATGGAAAAAGTTTCTAATATTCATTTAGATTGGTATTTAAATGAATGGACACAAACTTTACATACTATTGATTATGGTGTAAAATCTGTTAATGGAAAAACAATAACACTAGAAAGAATTGGGCAAATGCCAATGCCTATGGATGTTGCAGTAGCTTATGTTGATGGAAGTACAGAAAGTTTTAATATTCCTTTAAGAATGATGAGAGGTAGCAAACCTACAACTTCAATAGTTTTAAAAGATTGGGGTTGGGCAATGCCAACGTATTCTTTTACTGTTTCTAAAACTGTAAAGTCTGTTACGATTGATAAAAGCGGATTAATGGCAGACATTAATTTAACAAATAATGTTTTTGAAGTAAAGTAA
- a CDS encoding S8 family serine peptidase, which translates to MRILKPILYTAVAGLLFSSCKSISSIPVPQGSDVAIVAVAKKGPLTEEQKNNWGHLDLIKDSIPGMSVDKAYDFLKGKKSVTVVVGVVDSGTDLGHEDLKDVAWFNTKEVAENGIDDDKNGYVDDINGWNFLGDVYKENLEADRILHDPSLESPEIVAEIKAAHEKKVANAGKTKIRFEQMLSGVKGADESLAKHLGKKDYTAKDVAAIITEDPSLLQSIAVAKQMYSFGLSSLEQAQTEITKQLDKSIALLNNEYINYRKGDNPEDINDSPGYGNGNPGVSIKSEAHGSHVSGIIGASRNNGKGMNGVADNVKIMAVRSVPDGDEYDKDVALGLRYAVDNGAKVINTSFGKGYSPHKEWVYEAIQYAAKHDVLIINAAGNDGKNIDVERTYPNDSKDLLTEVSDNVLTIGAMSANYNEKLPASFSNYGKKNVDIFAPGVQIYSTTPENEYKHFSGTSMAAPSTVGVAALIRSYYPKLSASQVKHIIMNSGTKINIQVTKPGSASRENPKGELVSFEDLSVTGRVVNAYNALKMADRIVNRKK; encoded by the coding sequence ATGAGAATTTTAAAACCAATTTTATACACGGCAGTTGCTGGGTTACTTTTTTCAAGTTGTAAGTCAATTTCAAGTATTCCAGTTCCTCAAGGTTCGGATGTTGCAATTGTAGCAGTAGCTAAAAAAGGACCTTTAACAGAAGAGCAAAAAAATAACTGGGGACATTTAGATTTAATAAAAGATTCTATTCCTGGAATGTCAGTAGACAAAGCGTATGATTTCTTAAAAGGAAAAAAGAGCGTAACGGTTGTTGTAGGTGTTGTAGATTCTGGGACAGATTTAGGTCATGAAGATTTAAAAGATGTTGCTTGGTTTAATACAAAAGAAGTTGCAGAAAACGGAATTGATGACGACAAAAATGGTTATGTAGATGATATTAATGGTTGGAACTTCTTAGGAGACGTTTATAAAGAAAACTTAGAAGCAGATAGAATTTTACACGACCCATCTTTAGAAAGCCCTGAGATTGTTGCAGAAATTAAAGCAGCACACGAAAAGAAAGTAGCAAATGCTGGAAAAACAAAAATTAGATTCGAGCAAATGCTAAGTGGAGTTAAAGGAGCAGATGAAAGTTTAGCAAAACACTTAGGTAAAAAAGATTATACAGCTAAAGATGTAGCGGCAATAATAACTGAAGACCCTTCTTTATTACAAAGTATTGCAGTAGCAAAACAAATGTATAGTTTTGGTTTATCTTCATTAGAACAAGCACAAACAGAAATAACAAAACAGTTAGATAAGTCAATTGCTTTATTAAATAACGAATATATTAACTATAGAAAAGGAGACAATCCTGAAGATATTAATGATTCTCCAGGTTATGGAAATGGAAACCCAGGAGTTTCTATTAAAAGTGAAGCGCATGGATCTCACGTTTCTGGAATTATTGGAGCATCAAGAAATAATGGAAAAGGAATGAATGGAGTAGCAGATAATGTAAAAATTATGGCTGTACGTTCTGTACCTGATGGAGATGAGTATGATAAAGATGTTGCTTTAGGTTTACGTTATGCAGTAGATAATGGTGCAAAAGTAATTAACACTAGTTTTGGTAAAGGTTATTCTCCTCATAAAGAGTGGGTTTATGAAGCAATTCAGTATGCAGCAAAACATGATGTATTAATTATAAATGCAGCAGGTAATGACGGTAAAAACATTGATGTAGAAAGAACATATCCTAATGATTCTAAAGATTTATTAACAGAGGTTTCTGATAACGTATTAACTATTGGAGCAATGAGTGCAAACTATAACGAAAAATTACCAGCTAGTTTTTCTAACTATGGTAAAAAGAATGTAGATATTTTTGCTCCAGGTGTACAAATATATTCTACGACTCCAGAAAACGAGTATAAACACTTTAGTGGAACATCAATGGCTGCACCATCTACAGTAGGAGTAGCTGCTTTAATACGTTCTTATTATCCTAAATTATCTGCAAGTCAGGTAAAACATATTATTATGAATTCTGGAACTAAAATTAACATTCAAGTTACAAAACCAGGTTCTGCTTCAAGAGAAAATCCTAAAGGAGAATTAGTTTCATTTGAAGACTTATCAGTTACTGGTAGAGTTGTAAATGCATACAATGCCTTAAAAATGGCTGATAGAATTGTAAACAGAAAAAAATAA
- a CDS encoding MBL fold metallo-hydrolase, with protein sequence MKIYPIETGNFKLDGGAMFGVVPKTIWQKTNPADDNNLIDMSMRSMLIEDGDRLILVDTGLGAKQSNKFYSYYYLFGDFSLNSSLAKHGFHRDDITDVFLTHLHFDHCGGAIEWNADRTILQPVFKNAKFWSNEQHWKWATEPNPREKSSFFKENINPIKESGQLNFIHSNYKDQVGFDVLFMDGHTEKQMLPMLSYQGKTIVFMADLLPTIGHIPLPYVMGYDTRPLLTIKEKAAFLNQAADKGYYLFLEHDAYNELCTVEHTEKGVRLKNTHKFTDIFN encoded by the coding sequence ATGAAGATATATCCCATAGAAACTGGTAACTTTAAATTAGATGGAGGTGCAATGTTTGGCGTTGTTCCAAAAACCATCTGGCAAAAAACAAACCCTGCAGACGATAACAACTTGATAGATATGAGTATGCGCTCTATGCTTATCGAAGATGGTGATCGTTTAATTCTTGTAGATACTGGTTTAGGAGCTAAACAATCAAACAAATTTTACAGTTATTACTACCTTTTTGGAGACTTTTCATTAAATTCTTCACTAGCAAAACATGGCTTTCATAGAGATGATATTACAGATGTTTTCTTAACACATTTGCATTTTGATCATTGTGGAGGAGCTATTGAATGGAATGCTGACAGAACTATTTTACAACCCGTATTTAAAAACGCTAAATTTTGGTCTAATGAGCAACATTGGAAATGGGCAACAGAACCAAATCCGAGAGAAAAATCATCTTTTTTTAAAGAAAATATCAATCCAATTAAAGAAAGCGGACAATTAAATTTTATACATAGTAATTATAAAGATCAGGTTGGTTTTGATGTCCTTTTTATGGATGGTCATACAGAAAAACAAATGTTACCAATGTTATCTTATCAAGGAAAAACAATTGTTTTTATGGCAGATTTATTGCCAACAATAGGTCATATCCCTTTGCCGTATGTTATGGGTTATGATACAAGACCTTTATTAACAATTAAAGAGAAAGCAGCTTTTTTAAACCAGGCTGCAGATAAAGGCTATTACCTTTTTTTAGAACATGATGCTTACAATGAACTTTGTACTGTTGAGCATACAGAAAAAGGAGTTAGATTAAAGAATACACATAAATTTACAGATATATTTAATTAA